From one Populus alba chromosome 17, ASM523922v2, whole genome shotgun sequence genomic stretch:
- the LOC118029388 gene encoding receptor-like protein kinase FERONIA, whose product MSSSSSSKSLSLTNLSLFTPLHLSFLFLHLTILVTGDLPPPYVPLDSIALDCGSSADSVGNDRNWTADINSRVAILDQDGPSTNSTENGASTSSVPYYTVRVSLSKFTYTFPVKTTGPKFVRLYFNPASYTGFNRSKASFSVTTGRYTFLSNFSGFHYTDPQGEQGGYAREFILNVEDEQKNLSITFTPSPHVADAYAFINGIEIVSMPTNLYYTAGDEPGLYDFENETALEIMYRVNVGGTEITPPNDNGMFRSWLSDVDYLTDARPSAFQFNGTIQLQYNNYTRYAAPDVLYRTARTMGIDSTVNEKYNMTWEFPVHSTFTYLVRLHFCQFIPIILQKGDLVFQIYIANQTAERNADIISWADGYGVPIYKDYVVMMDARGNEGIQNLSIALHPIQSAKTFDAMLNGAEIFKLSKSDNLAGPNPDAYPDSPASNTPSATSTKPKHSRRRTVAIIGALLSSQFYFS is encoded by the coding sequence GATTTACCACCACCTTACGTCCCCCTCGATAGCATAGCGCTTGATTGTGGTTCATCCGCCGATAGTGTTGGAAACGATAGAAACTGGACTGCAGACATCAACTCAAGAGTGGCTATTCTAGATCAAGACGGCCCCTCAACAAATTCCACAGAAAATGGAGCCTCCACTAGCTCTGTACCTTATTATACTGTTCGCGTCTCTCTCTCCAAATTCACCTACACATTTCCTGTCAAAACAACAGGACCTAAGTTTGTTCGCCTCTATTTCAATCCAGCTTCCTACACTGGTTTCAACAGGTCTAAAGCATCTTTTTCTGTCACAACCGGTCGCTATACATTTCTTAGCAACTTCAGTGGCTTCCATTACACTGACCCACAAGGTGAACAAGGAGGTTACGCCAGGgaattcatcttaaatgttgaAGATGAGCAGAAAAATCTGAGCATAACGTTCACGCCAAGCCCTCATGTAGCTGATGCATATGCTTTCATCAACGGGATTGAAATCGTATCCATGCCCACCAATCTTTATTACACTGCAGGAGATGAACCAGGGCTGtatgattttgaaaatgaaaCTGCTTTAGAGATCATGTACCGAGTAAATGTGGGTGGGACAGAGATCACACCGCCCAACGACAATGGCATGTTTCGAAGTTGGTTAAGCGATGTCGATTACTTGACGGATGCTCGACCAAGTGCTTTTCAATTTAATGGCACTATTCAACTTCAGTATAATAACTACACTCGCTATGCTGCACCTGACGTGCTCTATCGAACTGCTAGGACCATGGGGATCGATTCTACTGTAAATGAGAAATACAATATGACTTGGGAGTTTCCGGTCCACTCCACGTTCACCTATCTTGTTAGGCTTCATTTCTGTCAGTTTATACCGATTATATTGCAAAAGGGCGATCTAGTCTTTCAAATATATATCGCTAATCAAACGGCAGAGCGTAACGCAGATATAATATCTTGGGCTGATGGATATGGGGTTCCCATATACAAAGATTACGTGGTGATGATGGATGCCAGAGGAAACGAAGGGATACAGAATTTGTCGATTGCATTGCACCCTATTCAGTCTGCTAAAACCTTTGATGCAATGTTGAATGGAGCTGAAATCTTCAAATTGAGCAAATCAGACAATCTTGCCGGACCAAATCCTGACGCGTATCCGGACAGCCCCGCTAGTAATACTCCTAGCGCGACCTCAACAAAGCCAAAGCATAGTCGAAGAAGAACAGTCGCCATTATTGGTGCATTGTTGTCGTCTCAGTTCTATTTCTCTTGA